In one Bacillus sp. PK3_68 genomic region, the following are encoded:
- a CDS encoding aminotransferase class I/II-fold pyridoxal phosphate-dependent enzyme, with amino-acid sequence MKQTRTPLVDALQQHIKRQPLSFHVPGHKNGSLWKEGLPAGFQNFLAYDVTEISGMDDLHSPEGCILKAEQLLTDLYNTRKSYFLINGSTVGNLAMVMSTCKEGDTVFVQRNSHKSIFHALKLARLNPVFLDPEYDSYVQSAGQVSLHTLTEAYNCFPAAKAVILTYPTYYGMAKEMEELIQLAKHHGSFVLVDEAHGPHFILQEPFPKTSLKSGADIVVHSAHKMLPAMTMGSYLHVQSENVPLEKLEFYLQALQSSSPSYPIMASLDMARAYLASVTAEDQAFIVHMREKLALQLYEKGIETVFPDDPLKVLLRKPGYTGYELQKRLEDVNVYTELADPVQVLCTLPLVKQGDHTFLSHVEKRLSEIIIEERQSHVSNSTPILQQEKISPLVLPYTAQEKCQIEWIAVQESADRIAAETVIPYPPGIPLIISGEKISKEQAVAIEKLHAQGVHIQGGQRLRENQLAVFTKETATN; translated from the coding sequence TTGAAACAAACACGCACCCCACTCGTTGATGCATTGCAACAGCATATTAAACGGCAGCCTTTGTCTTTTCACGTACCGGGCCATAAGAACGGCTCGTTGTGGAAGGAAGGGCTGCCTGCTGGTTTTCAAAATTTTTTAGCTTATGATGTGACCGAAATATCCGGGATGGATGATCTCCATTCACCCGAAGGCTGCATTTTAAAAGCCGAGCAGCTGTTAACGGATTTATATAATACAAGAAAGAGTTATTTTTTAATCAATGGGAGCACAGTTGGAAACTTGGCTATGGTTATGTCTACTTGTAAGGAAGGAGATACCGTTTTTGTCCAACGCAATTCTCACAAGTCTATTTTTCATGCATTGAAGCTGGCAAGATTAAATCCCGTCTTTCTAGATCCAGAGTATGATAGCTACGTACAGTCGGCAGGGCAAGTGAGTCTACATACATTGACCGAAGCATATAACTGTTTTCCTGCTGCAAAAGCGGTCATTTTAACGTATCCTACTTACTATGGCATGGCTAAGGAAATGGAAGAATTGATTCAACTGGCAAAGCATCATGGATCATTTGTTCTTGTCGATGAAGCCCATGGCCCTCATTTTATTCTGCAAGAGCCTTTTCCGAAAACTTCTTTAAAGTCAGGGGCTGATATTGTTGTTCATTCAGCTCATAAAATGCTGCCTGCCATGACAATGGGTTCTTACCTTCATGTACAATCCGAAAACGTACCGCTGGAGAAGCTAGAATTTTACTTGCAGGCTCTTCAATCCAGCAGTCCTTCTTATCCAATCATGGCCTCATTAGATATGGCTCGCGCATATTTAGCTAGCGTAACAGCAGAGGATCAGGCCTTTATCGTTCATATGAGAGAAAAGCTAGCTTTGCAGTTATATGAGAAAGGAATAGAAACGGTTTTTCCGGATGACCCTTTGAAAGTGCTGCTTAGAAAGCCAGGATACACTGGATATGAACTGCAGAAGAGACTGGAAGATGTGAATGTTTACACAGAACTGGCTGATCCTGTCCAGGTTTTATGTACGCTCCCTTTAGTTAAACAAGGAGATCATACTTTTTTGAGCCATGTCGAAAAAAGGCTGTCAGAGATTATAATAGAAGAGAGACAATCGCATGTTTCTAACAGCACCCCTATTCTCCAACAGGAGAAAATATCTCCACTAGTCTTGCCCTACACAGCACAGGAGAAATGCCAAATAGAATGGATAGCTGTCCAGGAATCGGCAGATAGAATAGCAGCTGAAACGGTTATTCCTTATCCTCCGGGGATTCCTTTGATTATAAGTGGGGAAAAGATATCCAAGGAACAAGCTGTGGCGATAGAGAAGTTACACGCCCAAGGGGTACATATACAAGGGGGACAGCGGTTGCGAGAAAATCAATTAGCTGTTTTTACAAAGGAAACGGCTACTAACTAA
- a CDS encoding D-alanyl-D-alanine carboxypeptidase family protein, giving the protein MRNQMFKKGIAFMLSLLLVAGLWQPRPSVQAEEPLKVNAAAAILIDSETGQILYEKNADKMLGVASMTKMMTEYLLLEAIKEKKVTWDQEYTVSEYVYKISQDRGLSNVPLRLGEKYNVRELYEAMTIYSANAATIALAETIAGSEANFVKLMNKKAKELGLEKYKFVNASGLSNKDLKGMHPSPGTPKDENMMSAKTTATLAFHLVKEYPEVLETASITKKKFREGTDDETNMENWNWMLPSLVFAYEGMTGLKTGSTDFAGYCFTGTAERDGKKLISVVMDATDDKGKGDHKARFTETKKLLDYGFNQFDRKEVIKKGATVKGYESAPVNKGKEKEVAMKAGKPLVVYVGKGQKTNYNKTFRMESSENVDSKKVQAPIKKGKVVGFITLSPQNGSELKYIEYKEKNHAEVPMVAAKTVEKANWFILSMRAIGGFFAGIWTAAVDTVTGWF; this is encoded by the coding sequence GTGAGGAATCAAATGTTCAAAAAAGGGATCGCTTTTATGCTCAGTTTATTATTAGTGGCTGGTCTTTGGCAGCCTCGTCCGAGTGTACAAGCAGAAGAACCCCTAAAGGTCAATGCTGCTGCTGCCATATTAATTGATTCAGAGACTGGACAGATACTGTATGAAAAGAATGCAGATAAAATGCTCGGTGTCGCCAGTATGACGAAAATGATGACGGAATATTTGTTATTGGAAGCGATTAAGGAGAAAAAAGTAACATGGGATCAAGAATATACGGTTAGTGAATACGTCTATAAAATTTCACAAGATCGTGGCTTATCCAACGTGCCTCTTCGTCTAGGAGAAAAGTATAATGTTCGGGAATTGTACGAAGCGATGACTATTTATTCTGCTAATGCAGCCACCATTGCACTGGCGGAAACCATTGCTGGATCCGAAGCGAATTTTGTAAAATTAATGAATAAAAAAGCGAAAGAACTTGGCTTAGAAAAATATAAATTTGTCAATGCCTCAGGACTAAGCAATAAAGATTTAAAAGGCATGCATCCAAGCCCGGGAACTCCTAAGGATGAAAACATGATGTCAGCTAAAACAACTGCTACATTAGCTTTTCATTTAGTGAAAGAATATCCAGAAGTACTTGAAACAGCTAGTATAACAAAAAAGAAATTCCGCGAAGGCACCGATGATGAAACGAACATGGAGAACTGGAACTGGATGCTTCCTTCTTTAGTATTTGCATACGAAGGGATGACAGGATTAAAGACTGGTTCCACAGATTTTGCGGGTTATTGCTTTACAGGAACGGCTGAAAGAGACGGTAAGAAATTGATCAGTGTGGTGATGGATGCTACTGATGACAAAGGAAAAGGAGACCATAAAGCTCGTTTCACAGAAACGAAAAAGCTGCTCGACTATGGCTTCAATCAATTCGATCGTAAAGAGGTTATTAAGAAGGGTGCTACGGTAAAAGGATACGAGTCAGCACCTGTAAACAAAGGAAAAGAAAAAGAAGTAGCAATGAAGGCAGGAAAGCCATTAGTTGTATATGTAGGAAAAGGGCAAAAAACGAACTATAATAAAACTTTCCGCATGGAAAGTTCGGAAAATGTCGATTCTAAAAAAGTCCAAGCACCGATAAAAAAAGGAAAAGTGGTTGGTTTTATAACGCTATCTCCTCAAAACGGATCTGAATTAAAATATATTGAATATAAAGAGAAGAATCATGCAGAAGTGCCGATGGTAGCGGCTAAAACAGTCGAAAAAGCAAATTGGTTTATTCTATCAATGAGAGCGATCGGCGGCTTCTTTGCAGGGATTTGGACAGCGGCAGTGGATACGGTAACTGGTTGGTTTTAA
- the recR gene encoding recombination mediator RecR — translation MYYPEPITKLIDSFMKLPGIGPKTAARLAFFVLDMKEEDVLDFGKALVNAKRDLTYCSVCGHITDKDPCAICEDERRDRSVVCVVQDPKDVIAMEKMKEYNGLYHVLHGAISPMEGIGPEDINVPDLLKRLQDETIKEVILATNPNIEGEATAMYISRLLKPSGIRVTRIAHGLPVGGDLEYADEVTLSKALEGRREV, via the coding sequence ATGTACTATCCTGAACCGATAACTAAGCTGATTGATAGCTTTATGAAACTGCCAGGCATCGGGCCGAAAACAGCGGCCCGTCTGGCGTTTTTTGTCCTAGATATGAAAGAAGAGGATGTTCTTGATTTTGGAAAGGCCCTCGTAAATGCCAAGAGGGATTTAACCTACTGTTCTGTTTGCGGGCATATTACCGACAAAGATCCTTGTGCCATCTGCGAAGATGAACGGCGTGATCGCAGTGTCGTTTGTGTAGTGCAGGATCCCAAAGACGTTATTGCCATGGAGAAAATGAAAGAATATAACGGTCTTTATCATGTATTACATGGAGCTATCTCTCCAATGGAAGGAATCGGTCCTGAAGATATCAACGTCCCGGATCTGTTAAAAAGATTACAGGATGAAACGATTAAAGAAGTTATCTTGGCGACGAATCCCAATATTGAAGGAGAAGCAACAGCTATGTATATTTCCCGCCTGTTAAAGCCATCCGGCATTCGGGTCACTCGTATTGCTCATGGTTTGCCAGTCGGCGGTGATTTGGAGTATGCCGATGAGGTAACCTTGTCAAAAGCACTTGAAGGCAGAAGGGAAGTATAG
- the dnaX gene encoding DNA polymerase III subunit gamma/tau: MSYQALYRVWRPQSFIDVVGQEHITKTLQNALLQEKISHAYLFSGPRGTGKTSAAKILSKAVNCEQAPTAEPCNECASCRGITDGSIQDVIEIDAASNNGVDEIRDIRDKVKYAPSAVKYKVYIIDEVHMLSTGAFNALLKTLEEPPRHVIFILATTEPHKIPLTIISRCQRFDFKRITSQAIVGRMELIMAESGLAYDEKALPIIARAAEGGMRDALSLLDQALSYSDAQLTEEDALTVTGAVGQGMLNELAEAVLENDTAAALTILEKLLMQGKDPARFAEDFVLYFRDMLLYKTAPNLEESLARVMVDEAFTSVAEKMDLESIYENIHILNETQQEMKFSNHARIYMEVALVKICQRRSSGAVAEMPAVQELIGRIQSLEKEVQQLRSQPVQQVEQADTQSAARRPSRSSNGFKAPVAKIEKVLSEATKKDVQLIKSRWGEMLDILGQRQMRSQAALLNDAEPVAASQEAFVLKFKYEIHCQMAFENKRFIDSISSVLQELTGNIYQVVCVPEEAWLTIRQNFIKTQKNDSDEQEVEQTEDPLIAEALKLVGEDLLEIKD; encoded by the coding sequence ATGAGCTACCAGGCGTTATATCGTGTATGGCGGCCGCAAAGTTTTATCGATGTTGTTGGGCAGGAACATATCACTAAAACATTGCAAAATGCCCTCCTGCAAGAAAAAATATCGCATGCCTATTTATTTTCTGGTCCAAGAGGAACTGGGAAAACGAGCGCTGCAAAGATTTTGTCAAAAGCGGTGAACTGTGAACAGGCACCAACAGCGGAACCATGTAATGAATGTGCCTCCTGCCGAGGGATTACAGACGGTTCTATTCAGGATGTTATTGAGATAGATGCCGCATCTAACAATGGTGTGGATGAGATTCGCGATATTCGTGACAAAGTGAAATATGCACCAAGTGCAGTAAAGTATAAAGTGTATATTATTGATGAAGTCCATATGCTTTCTACCGGAGCTTTTAACGCGCTTCTGAAAACACTGGAGGAACCACCAAGACATGTGATTTTTATATTGGCCACCACAGAGCCACATAAAATTCCTCTAACGATTATTTCTCGGTGTCAGCGTTTTGATTTTAAAAGAATTACGTCACAAGCCATTGTTGGGCGGATGGAGCTCATTATGGCGGAGAGCGGATTAGCTTACGATGAAAAGGCGCTGCCTATTATTGCAAGGGCGGCAGAAGGTGGCATGAGGGATGCACTGAGTCTGCTTGATCAGGCATTGTCTTACAGTGATGCTCAATTAACCGAAGAGGATGCCTTGACGGTTACTGGAGCGGTTGGACAAGGAATGTTAAATGAACTTGCGGAAGCTGTATTAGAGAACGATACGGCGGCTGCGCTTACTATTCTGGAAAAGTTATTGATGCAAGGAAAAGATCCTGCCCGTTTTGCTGAGGATTTCGTGCTTTATTTTCGTGATATGTTGCTCTACAAAACAGCGCCCAACCTGGAGGAGTCACTTGCCCGGGTAATGGTTGATGAAGCCTTCACTTCTGTAGCAGAAAAAATGGACTTGGAAAGTATCTATGAGAACATTCATATACTGAATGAAACTCAACAGGAGATGAAGTTCAGCAACCATGCCAGAATATATATGGAAGTAGCGCTTGTGAAAATATGTCAACGGCGTTCTTCAGGAGCAGTAGCAGAAATGCCGGCAGTCCAAGAACTAATTGGGCGCATTCAGTCACTTGAAAAAGAAGTGCAGCAGTTAAGAAGCCAGCCTGTTCAACAGGTGGAACAAGCGGATACACAAAGTGCGGCTAGGCGCCCGAGCCGGTCTTCAAACGGGTTTAAGGCACCTGTCGCTAAAATTGAAAAAGTGCTGTCTGAAGCGACCAAGAAGGACGTCCAACTTATTAAGAGTCGCTGGGGAGAAATGCTGGATATTTTAGGGCAGCGGCAAATGCGTTCACAAGCAGCTCTGTTAAATGATGCCGAGCCTGTAGCTGCTTCTCAGGAAGCTTTCGTGTTAAAGTTTAAATATGAAATTCATTGCCAGATGGCATTCGAAAATAAACGTTTTATCGATTCCATCTCTTCTGTGCTTCAAGAGTTGACAGGAAATATCTATCAGGTTGTGTGTGTACCGGAAGAAGCATGGCTTACCATCAGGCAGAATTTTATCAAGACACAAAAGAATGATAGTGATGAACAAGAAGTTGAGCAAACCGAAGATCCATTGATTGCTGAAGCATTAAAGCTTGTAGGGGAAGATTTGCTAGAAATCAAAGACTAA
- the pdxT gene encoding pyridoxal 5'-phosphate synthase glutaminase subunit PdxT produces MLKIGVLGLQGAVREHIRSIEASGAEGVVVKKAEQLAELDGLILPGGESTTMRRLVDRYGFMEPLREFGRQGKPMFGTCAGLIMLANSIVGYDEPHIGLMDITVERNSFGRQRESFEANLAVKGIADSYTAVFIRAPHIVSVGEETEILAEYEGRIVAARDRNFLACSFHPELTDDHSITKYFVQMTEQAKLAHV; encoded by the coding sequence ATGTTGAAAATCGGTGTATTAGGACTTCAGGGAGCTGTTCGTGAACATATCCGCTCAATCGAGGCATCAGGAGCTGAAGGTGTTGTTGTAAAAAAAGCAGAACAGTTAGCGGAGCTGGACGGATTAATTCTTCCGGGCGGTGAAAGTACAACGATGCGCCGGCTCGTTGATCGATACGGATTTATGGAGCCGCTCAGAGAGTTTGGACGTCAAGGCAAACCGATGTTTGGCACATGTGCTGGATTAATTATGCTCGCAAATAGCATTGTTGGCTATGACGAACCGCATATCGGTTTAATGGACATTACGGTTGAACGTAATTCCTTTGGACGACAAAGAGAAAGTTTTGAGGCAAATTTAGCGGTTAAAGGGATTGCTGACTCCTACACAGCTGTTTTCATCAGGGCTCCACATATCGTCTCAGTTGGAGAGGAAACAGAAATCCTCGCTGAATATGAAGGCCGGATTGTTGCTGCAAGAGATCGGAATTTCTTAGCCTGTTCTTTCCATCCGGAATTAACGGACGATCATAGCATAACAAAATATTTTGTTCAAATGACTGAACAAGCAAAATTAGCACACGTTTAA
- a CDS encoding YbaB/EbfC family nucleoid-associated protein → MRGMGNMQNMMKQMQKMQKKMAEAQEELAAKEFEGTAGGGMVTVKISGQKEIVDVLIKEEAVDPDDVEMLQDLVLAATNDALRKVEEETNKTMGQFTKGMNLPF, encoded by the coding sequence ATGCGTGGAATGGGAAATATGCAAAATATGATGAAGCAAATGCAAAAAATGCAAAAGAAGATGGCAGAAGCACAAGAAGAGCTCGCTGCAAAAGAATTTGAAGGCACAGCAGGGGGCGGAATGGTCACTGTTAAAATTTCTGGTCAAAAAGAGATTGTAGACGTTTTAATTAAAGAGGAAGCTGTCGATCCCGATGATGTAGAAATGCTCCAAGACTTGGTACTTGCAGCCACAAATGATGCGCTTAGAAAAGTGGAGGAAGAAACAAACAAGACAATGGGCCAATTTACAAAAGGGATGAACCTTCCTTTCTAG
- the tadA gene encoding tRNA adenosine(34) deaminase TadA: MKKNDGFYMKLAIEEAKKAAALGEVPIGAVIVLNGEVIASAYNLRETTQNAVTHAELLAIEKACQKTGSWRLEGAELYVTLEPCPMCSGAIILSRVERVVYGAKDPKAGCAGTLMNLLEDNRFNHQSEVVSGVLEEECGSLLSSFFQELRKRKKKEKKE, translated from the coding sequence ATGAAAAAAAATGATGGATTTTATATGAAACTTGCCATCGAAGAAGCAAAAAAAGCTGCAGCGCTTGGCGAAGTACCTATTGGAGCGGTCATTGTCCTAAACGGCGAAGTCATTGCTTCGGCCTATAATCTACGGGAGACTACCCAGAATGCTGTTACGCATGCCGAGCTGCTGGCGATCGAAAAAGCATGCCAAAAAACAGGCTCCTGGCGTCTGGAGGGAGCTGAGCTCTATGTTACGCTGGAGCCTTGCCCAATGTGCAGCGGAGCAATTATTTTATCGAGGGTGGAGCGAGTGGTTTACGGCGCAAAAGATCCGAAAGCAGGATGTGCAGGCACATTGATGAATTTATTGGAGGATAACCGGTTTAACCACCAAAGCGAAGTTGTTTCAGGGGTGCTTGAAGAGGAGTGCGGTAGTCTGCTATCTAGTTTCTTTCAAGAGCTTCGCAAGAGGAAGAAGAAAGAGAAAAAAGAATGA
- a CDS encoding isochorismatase family cysteine hydrolase, which produces MAELSKKYALLIVDLINDFDFPRGDLLAANTTDICSSVVKLKKFCKQQQIPVIYVNDHYGLWKADLNTVMGHAVNDRSEPIIQQIKPEPDDYFLIKPKHSGFYGTALNTLLRQLDVDSVIITGVAGNICVFFTANDAYMREYSIYVPRDAIASETEKDNHYALEMMQTVLSADTRKVDEFIDEYGQNTFR; this is translated from the coding sequence ATGGCAGAATTAAGCAAAAAATATGCTTTATTAATAGTCGACTTAATTAATGATTTTGATTTCCCCCGGGGAGATTTACTTGCCGCTAATACAACAGATATCTGTTCCTCTGTAGTAAAGTTAAAAAAGTTTTGTAAGCAACAACAAATTCCCGTTATTTATGTAAATGATCATTACGGCCTTTGGAAGGCTGACTTAAATACAGTAATGGGCCACGCTGTTAATGATCGCAGCGAACCTATTATACAACAGATCAAGCCTGAACCTGATGATTATTTCCTAATCAAGCCGAAACACTCGGGCTTCTATGGCACGGCATTAAACACACTGTTACGGCAGCTCGATGTAGATTCTGTTATCATTACCGGAGTCGCTGGCAACATTTGCGTATTCTTCACAGCCAATGACGCTTATATGAGAGAATATTCTATCTATGTTCCTCGAGATGCTATCGCCTCAGAAACAGAAAAAGATAATCATTATGCCCTTGAAATGATGCAAACCGTATTGAGCGCTGACACGAGAAAAGTAGACGAATTTATCGATGAATATGGACAAAATACTTTCAGATAA
- the serS gene encoding serine--tRNA ligase gives MLDIKFLRNNFAEVKSRLQHRGEDLSALNNFEELDQRRRELLVETEELKSKRNSVSQQVAQLKREKQDADHLIKEMREVGDRIKQFDEELHQVEEKLNHLLLTIPNIPHESVPVGESEDDNIEVRTWGEVPQFDFEAKPHWEIADELNILDFERAGKVTGSRFVFYKGMGAKLERALISFMLDLHTEEHGYTEMLPPYLVNRTSMTGTGQLPKFEEDAFLIEKEGYFLIPTSEVPVTNYHRDEILSAEELPIAYTAYSTNFRSEAGSAGRDTRGLIRQHQFNKVELVRFVKPEESYNELEKLTGHAEKVLQLLKLPYRVMSMCTGDLGFTAAKKYDIEVWIPTQDTYREISSCSNFEAFQARRANIRFRREKNSKPEHVHTLNGSGLAIGRTVAAILENYQQEDGSVIIPEVLRPYMRGQERISH, from the coding sequence ATGTTAGATATCAAATTTTTACGCAACAATTTTGCAGAAGTGAAAAGTCGCCTGCAGCATCGAGGCGAGGATTTATCTGCTCTCAATAACTTTGAAGAGCTAGACCAACGTCGTCGTGAATTGCTTGTAGAGACAGAAGAGCTGAAGAGCAAAAGAAATAGTGTGTCTCAGCAAGTAGCTCAATTAAAACGGGAAAAACAGGATGCTGACCATTTAATCAAAGAAATGCGTGAAGTTGGCGACCGTATTAAACAATTCGATGAAGAGCTCCATCAAGTAGAAGAAAAATTGAATCATCTGCTATTAACGATCCCGAATATTCCACATGAGAGTGTGCCGGTCGGTGAAAGTGAAGATGATAACATCGAAGTCCGTACATGGGGAGAAGTGCCTCAATTTGATTTCGAAGCGAAGCCTCACTGGGAAATTGCTGATGAATTGAACATTCTTGATTTTGAACGGGCTGGAAAGGTAACAGGAAGCCGCTTTGTCTTCTATAAAGGCATGGGAGCAAAGCTTGAGAGAGCATTGATTAGCTTTATGCTTGATCTGCATACCGAAGAACATGGATACACAGAAATGCTACCGCCATACTTAGTGAACAGAACGAGTATGACAGGAACCGGACAACTGCCGAAGTTTGAAGAAGATGCCTTTTTAATCGAGAAAGAAGGTTATTTCCTTATACCAACATCTGAAGTACCGGTAACGAATTATCATCGTGATGAAATTTTGAGCGCTGAAGAACTGCCGATTGCTTATACGGCTTATAGCACCAACTTCCGCTCTGAAGCCGGCTCTGCCGGACGGGACACACGCGGATTGATCCGCCAGCATCAATTCAACAAAGTGGAGCTCGTCCGTTTTGTAAAACCGGAAGAGTCTTATAATGAGCTTGAAAAACTAACAGGCCACGCAGAGAAAGTATTGCAATTGTTAAAGCTTCCTTACCGGGTAATGAGCATGTGTACTGGTGATCTTGGGTTCACAGCAGCTAAAAAGTACGACATTGAAGTTTGGATTCCGACACAGGACACCTACCGTGAAATTTCATCTTGTAGTAATTTTGAAGCATTCCAGGCACGCCGTGCGAACATTCGTTTCCGCCGCGAGAAAAACAGCAAGCCGGAGCATGTTCACACACTAAATGGCTCTGGATTAGCAATCGGCCGTACAGTTGCTGCCATTTTAGAAAATTACCAGCAGGAAGATGGCAGTGTCATCATCCCTGAAGTGCTTCGTCCTTATATGAGAGGACAGGAAAGAATTTCTCATTAA
- a CDS encoding YaaL family protein, translated as MFFRKKAKLHAAYNAELIQLLERSKQEWFKHRELLRLSFEPNEELAAQTKMYEARYFFLFREARKRNIRIKQ; from the coding sequence ATGTTTTTCCGAAAAAAAGCCAAGCTGCACGCTGCTTATAATGCCGAATTGATTCAACTTCTGGAAAGATCGAAACAAGAATGGTTTAAACATCGTGAATTGTTACGCTTGAGCTTTGAACCGAATGAAGAGCTCGCTGCCCAAACAAAAATGTATGAAGCCAGGTACTTCTTTTTATTTAGAGAAGCAAGAAAAAGAAACATCCGCATAAAGCAATAA
- a CDS encoding pro-sigmaK processing inhibitor BofA family protein: MYIAGGVILFILLISLIAGMSSPVSPLKVIGILCVKLAVGACFLFLLNSFSGDYGLHVPINFVTSAVAGILGVAGVASLAIIQLWIIG, from the coding sequence TTGTACATTGCTGGAGGTGTGATTCTTTTTATCTTGTTGATCAGCCTAATAGCAGGCATGTCATCACCTGTGTCGCCGTTAAAGGTAATTGGTATTCTTTGTGTGAAGTTGGCAGTTGGTGCATGTTTTCTCTTTTTGTTGAATTCATTCAGCGGAGATTATGGCCTGCACGTACCAATCAATTTTGTTACTTCTGCGGTTGCCGGCATTTTAGGTGTCGCAGGTGTCGCATCCTTAGCGATCATCCAATTGTGGATTATCGGATAA
- the pdxS gene encoding pyridoxal 5'-phosphate synthase lyase subunit PdxS: MNTGTDRVKRGMAEMQKGGVIMDVVNAEQAKIAEEAGAVAVMALERVPSDIRAAGGVARMADPRIMEEVMQAVTIPVMAKARIGHIVEARVLEAMGVDYIDESEVLTPADEEYHLLKSDFTVPFVCGCRDLGEAARRIGEGAAMLRTKGEPGTGNIVEAVRHIRKVNAQVRKVVHMNEDELMTEAKLLGAPYEVLLEIKREGRLPVVNFAAGGVATPADAALMMQLGADGVFVGSGIFKSDNPAKFAKAIVEATTHYQDYKLIAELSKDLGTAMKGIEISTLEPAARMQDRGW; encoded by the coding sequence ATGAATACAGGTACAGATCGTGTAAAACGTGGAATGGCAGAAATGCAAAAAGGCGGCGTTATTATGGATGTCGTCAATGCAGAGCAGGCAAAGATTGCAGAAGAAGCCGGGGCAGTAGCAGTTATGGCTTTAGAGCGTGTGCCTTCTGATATTCGTGCAGCAGGCGGGGTCGCTCGTATGGCAGATCCGCGTATCATGGAAGAAGTTATGCAGGCTGTTACAATTCCGGTAATGGCAAAAGCACGTATCGGCCACATTGTAGAAGCGCGTGTGTTAGAAGCGATGGGTGTCGACTATATTGACGAAAGTGAAGTGTTAACACCGGCTGATGAAGAGTATCATTTATTGAAAAGTGATTTCACCGTTCCTTTCGTTTGTGGGTGCCGTGATTTAGGCGAAGCAGCTCGTCGAATCGGTGAAGGAGCAGCGATGCTTCGTACAAAAGGAGAGCCAGGTACAGGAAACATTGTAGAAGCTGTCCGTCACATCCGTAAAGTAAATGCGCAAGTACGCAAAGTGGTCCACATGAACGAAGATGAATTGATGACAGAGGCAAAATTATTAGGGGCTCCATACGAAGTGTTATTAGAGATTAAACGTGAAGGCCGCCTTCCGGTCGTTAACTTTGCAGCAGGCGGTGTAGCTACTCCAGCAGATGCTGCTCTTATGATGCAGCTTGGAGCAGACGGTGTTTTCGTTGGTTCTGGTATCTTCAAATCAGATAATCCAGCAAAATTTGCTAAAGCAATCGTAGAAGCAACAACACACTATCAGGATTACAAATTGATTGCCGAGCTTTCAAAAGATCTTGGAACAGCGATGAAGGGAATTGAAATTTCTACATTAGAGCCAGCAGCTCGCATGCAAGATCGCGGCTGGTAA
- a CDS encoding sigma factor G inhibitor Gin has protein sequence MGNLFKGSKTCIVCEKEKNEGMHVYTAFICWECEREIVQTEPESEKYAEFVKKLNKIRKPSVFS, from the coding sequence ATGGGGAATTTATTCAAAGGTAGTAAAACGTGCATCGTTTGTGAAAAAGAAAAAAATGAAGGGATGCATGTGTACACAGCATTTATTTGTTGGGAGTGTGAAAGAGAAATTGTCCAGACAGAGCCTGAATCTGAAAAGTATGCGGAATTTGTAAAAAAGTTGAACAAAATAAGAAAGCCCTCTGTTTTTTCGTGA